In Planctomycetaceae bacterium, the following are encoded in one genomic region:
- the rny gene encoding ribonuclease Y — protein sequence MIESTPPTLAMLADTAAPMVVALAFAAAILSVIITAIIMKIIERARHAGQMAEFDAIRKAAEAKAQEIIAKAEATAKTQSLQRREEFDAETEATRRQLREEEKRLAKREDTLDQKLETVNTKERMLETSQKALVEREQALTKKDRQLNELIAQQRTQLMKVAQMSKEEAQRHVLEQVAKEMETESAQLIQQRLDAAKETAEEQAREILITAIQRYAADHTAEATVSTVTIPSDDMKGRVIGREGRNIRAFENATGVDVIVDDTPGAVVVSAFDPVRREIARKALEKLIVDGRIHPARIEEVVAATDKEVRKLIVERGKAAVVEAKVRGLHNKLVELLGRLSYRTSYGQNVLQHSMEVAYLAGMIAEDLGLNGTIARRAGLLHDIGKAVDHEVEGGHPQIGADLLKRYGEKDEIVNASAAHHGDTAVESYYTPIVAAADAISASRPGARREMLERYVQRLQKLEEIATAFEGVKQAYAIQAGREVRVMVDAENVDDRLSSKIARDIARRIEEEMEYPGEVRITLVREVRCVEYAR from the coding sequence ATGATTGAATCGACCCCTCCCACCCTGGCCATGCTGGCCGATACCGCGGCGCCCATGGTCGTCGCGCTGGCGTTCGCTGCCGCCATCCTATCGGTCATCATCACCGCCATCATCATGAAGATCATCGAGCGGGCCCGCCACGCCGGGCAGATGGCCGAGTTTGACGCCATCCGAAAAGCCGCCGAAGCCAAAGCCCAGGAGATCATCGCCAAAGCCGAGGCCACCGCCAAGACCCAGTCGCTCCAGCGCCGCGAAGAGTTTGACGCCGAAACCGAGGCCACCCGCCGCCAGCTCCGCGAAGAGGAAAAACGCCTCGCCAAACGCGAAGACACGCTCGACCAGAAGCTCGAAACCGTCAACACCAAGGAACGCATGCTCGAGACCAGCCAGAAGGCCCTGGTCGAACGCGAGCAGGCCTTGACCAAAAAGGACCGACAGCTCAACGAGCTCATCGCCCAGCAGCGCACGCAACTGATGAAGGTCGCCCAGATGTCCAAGGAAGAGGCCCAGCGCCACGTCCTGGAACAGGTCGCCAAGGAAATGGAGACCGAGTCGGCCCAGCTCATCCAGCAGCGCCTCGACGCCGCCAAAGAGACCGCCGAGGAACAGGCCCGCGAAATCCTCATCACCGCCATCCAGCGATACGCCGCCGACCACACCGCCGAGGCCACCGTCTCGACGGTTACCATCCCCTCCGACGACATGAAGGGACGCGTCATCGGCCGTGAAGGCCGCAACATCCGCGCCTTCGAAAACGCCACCGGCGTCGACGTCATCGTTGACGACACGCCCGGGGCGGTGGTGGTGTCGGCGTTCGACCCCGTGCGGCGCGAGATCGCACGCAAGGCCCTGGAGAAACTCATCGTCGACGGACGCATCCACCCCGCCCGCATTGAGGAAGTCGTCGCCGCCACCGATAAGGAAGTGCGGAAACTCATCGTCGAGCGCGGCAAGGCCGCCGTCGTCGAGGCCAAGGTCCGCGGGCTGCATAACAAGCTCGTCGAGCTGCTCGGGCGCCTGAGCTACCGTACCAGCTACGGGCAGAATGTCCTGCAGCACTCGATGGAAGTGGCGTATCTGGCCGGAATGATCGCCGAGGACCTCGGCCTCAATGGCACCATCGCCCGCCGCGCCGGACTGCTCCACGATATCGGCAAGGCCGTCGATCACGAGGTCGAGGGCGGACACCCGCAGATCGGCGCCGACCTGCTTAAACGATACGGCGAGAAAGACGAAATCGTCAATGCCTCGGCCGCCCACCACGGCGATACGGCCGTCGAGAGCTACTACACCCCGATCGTGGCGGCCGCCGACGCCATCAGCGCCTCACGCCCCGGTGCCCGGCGCGAGATGCTCGAGCGATACGTGCAGCGTCTCCAGAAGCTCGAAGAGATCGCCACGGCGTTCGAAGGCGTCAAGCAGGCCTACGCCATCCAGGCCGGTCGCGAGGTGCGCGTGATGGTCGATGCCGAAAACGTCGACGACCGCCTCTCGAGCAAGATCGCCCGCGACATCGCCCGCCGGATCGAGGAAGAGATGGAATACCCCGGCGAAGTTCGCATCACCCTGGTGCGTGAAGTGCGTTGCGTGGAGTACGCCAGGTAG